From one Triticum urartu cultivar G1812 chromosome 3, Tu2.1, whole genome shotgun sequence genomic stretch:
- the LOC125542218 gene encoding transcription factor bHLH162-like: protein MEVRAHEATGRNRGRTSGGTTAARVVERKEAERERRQHMKALCAKLASLIPKEHFANPDTMTQLGSLDEAASYIKKLKERVDELRHRRSSAQAMAATRGASGASIPATTPTTRGGAGSPEGEKHWEESAPVVEVRQHDVTSMHVVLVCSTQRPIMLHEVIRILEEEGADVVNANHSVAGDKIFYTINSRALSSRIGIDVSSVSERLRALGCKDVGPEGEEGQGLGGRPAPDQCFKVATGGAEQPGQQPPAQPPARGAAAGGAAEGYPQHTTPIDYVAARGVPGKGIKHGAHSHGGRGELGRW, encoded by the exons ATGGAGGTGCGGGCGCATGAGGCGACTGGCCGGAACAGGGGAAGGACGAGCGGCGGCACGACGGCGGCAAGGGTGGTGGAGAGGAAGGAGGCGGAGAGGGAgaggaggcagcacatgaaggcGCTCTGCGCCAAGCTCGCTTCCCTCATCCCAAAAGAACACTTCGCCAACCCT GATACAATGACCCAGCTAGGCAGCCTAGACGAGGCTGCGTCATACATCAAGAAGCTCAAGGAGAGGGTCGATGAGCTGCGGCATAGGAGGAGCTCTGCGCAAGCAATGGCTGCCACAAGAGGGGCTAGTGGCGCCTCAATACCAGCCACCACCCCTACCACGAGAGGCGGTGCGGGGTCACCAGAAGGAGAGAAACATTGGGAGGAGTCTGCACCGGTGGTGGAGGTGCGGCAACACGACGTTACGAGCATGCATGTGGTGCTGGTATGCAGCACACAGAGGCCTATAATGCTCCACGAGGTGATCAGAATCCTCGAGGAAGAAGGAGCCGATGTCGTCAATGCCAATCACTCCGTTGCTGGTGACAAAATCTTCTACACCATAAACTCCCGA GCCTTAAGCTCGAGAATTGGCATAGATGTTTCAAGTGTTTCTGAACGGCTGAGGGCATTG GGATGCAaagacgttggcccagagggtgaagagggccaAGGCCTTGGCGGGCGGCCAGCCCCCGACCAGTGCTTCAAAGTCGCCACTGGTGGtgctgagcagcccggacagcagcccccagcacagcccccagc gaggggagcggcagcaggaggagccgcagagggctacccccaacacaccacccccatcgactacgtcgccgcgaggggcgtccccggcaagggcatcaagcacggagcccacagccatggaggaagaggggaacttgggcgctggtga